The Fusarium falciforme chromosome 12, complete sequence DNA window CGAGAACCGTGTAGAATAGATCCAGCGCTATTtatccttctctttcctTCTCTCATCAAGTGGGTACTCCATATAGTTGTCTTCTAGGACAAGATCCCGCTCGTTCGGCGGATATCCCTTGTCTGTGACAACGGTGTCTGCTCCCTTGTCGAAAGTCAGGCAAGCAAATACGCCAACATAACTTGCAGAGAGCTTCCCATTCAGGCATGCTGTGCGAGGGCTTGAAAGTCATGGAATGCTATGTTTAATGCAGTTATTACAAAAAGTATGTATGAAGGCGATTTAGCCTTGCACTATAGACTGATGTACCTTCTTTCCTATGCTTCTATCCCCCCCAATCTGTCCCTTGTTTGACATCCAGAAGAATGCCCTGCGGTTGGAAGGCTTCATGTTGTATGAACAGGTATTGAATGAATCATTGCCAGAATGCTTAGACTTAGCAAGTGCAGCTGAACCTACCCACACCGTTGCAAAACTATGGCGTCTTGAACTTCTGCTCGATCTCTTCCTCGGAGAATCTGCGAGTATGTCTCTGCAGAAGCTTGACACGCTCATCCATGTTCAATGACATTTGGCTACCAATAGGAACCAAGCACTCCGCCAGCCGCTTATAATCCTTCATCAGTAGCCTCACGGTGACCATGAGATAATCGATATCGTGAAAGACCAGGGCTTGCTGAGAGGCGTAGATGTGCTTGGTTTTCAAGAAGGAGACCGGGTGTTCACGCCAGTGGCGCATAGGGTTGAGGTGGTGAGAGGTGTGATACCCGTCGTTGAAGCAATGTCGGTTGCTCTATAGAAAGATTAGCATGGAGATCATAAGCCGACAGGTGAAAAGAAACTCACAGCAACATCGATGAGAGTGATACTTGATCGGTAATCAGAATCTGGCTCATCTGCATCGACAAATGCATGCTGTCCCCAGTTGCCAGCCATCAGACCAAGTCGAAGAAGAAACAGGGGGATGAGGAAAACAAAGACAGTGGCTCGAGGGTTGATGCGATAGAGCGTGTATAGCGAAGTATAGGTCGAGAGTTCCCAGAACGCCGCCTTGAATGCCAATGAAGTCCTGCCCTTGCGAATGAAATAGTAGGGGAGCTCAGcccagatgaagaagaagaatctTCCTGTATAATGCAAGAAGTGAAGAAGGCTGTCCCTCTGGTATCGGATTGTTGAAGACAGGTCATTGGGTCCGTTGCCTTCAATGTGGTGGTGCTTGACGTGATGGTAAAAGTATGAGTTCCACGTATGGCCCATAAGAGGATCGAGGATGTATGGGAAAATGTGATCAAAAAGGGCAAGACGCCTGTGTAGGATGCCGCGCATATGGATATGCTGGTGCATCATGAGGGTGTAGGTCCCCATGTAGGAGAACTGCATGAGAAAATGCAAGACGCCATGAATCCAAGTGAAGCTGTAGAAGAGATAAACAGCGCTGGGAATGGAAGTGAAGACGTAAAGCAGAAGATGTGTTAACATGATGACATCCGTCTCCACGCGGACGAGGGAGCGCGCAATGCGGATGTAAGGACGTAGAAGAAGCTTGTCGAGAACAGGAGGCAGCTTGATCTGGTCAAAATCCAGATTGTTCATGATGGTCGGCTCAAAATGGGCATCATTGGGGTCATTCAATGCCTGAAGGTGACGCACAGCTTCTTCGTATGAGAGCTGGTTGGCTGATAGGGGGTCAATCACTTGTCAATGGCTACATGTGGGTGATGGAGGGGATCGACAGA harbors:
- a CDS encoding FA-desaturase domain-containing protein codes for the protein MDKYIVFDRQLTKADHVVLQSLTEDLREHTRKEGGDGAAKANGKTPDASTPDVDAKASNDGTSPNQHANQLSYEEAVRHLQALNDPNDAHFEPTIMNNLDFDQIKLPPVLDKLLLRPYIRIARSLVRVETDVIMLTHLLLYVFTSIPSAVYLFYSFTWIHGVLHFLMQFSYMGTYTLMMHQHIHMRGILHRRLALFDHIFPYILDPLMGHTWNSYFYHHVKHHHIEGNGPNDLSSTIRYQRDSLLHFLHYTGRFFFFIWAELPYYFIRKGRTSLAFKAAFWELSTYTSLYTLYRINPRATVFVFLIPLFLLRLGLMAGNWGQHAFVDADEPDSDYRSSITLIDVASNRHCFNDGYHTSHHLNPMRHWREHPVSFLKTKHIYASQQALVFHDIDYLMVTVRLLMKDYKRLAECLVPIGSQMSLNMDERVKLLQRHTRRFSEEEIEQKFKTP